A single genomic interval of Flavobacterium sp. N2820 harbors:
- a CDS encoding thiamine pyrophosphate-dependent enzyme, with amino-acid sequence MNTSTTAEIVSFEDFKKEVINDYKIATISRECSLLGRREVLTGKAKFGIFGDGKEIPQLALAKAFQNGDFRSGYYRDQTFMMAIGAMNIEQFFAGLYGHTDINFDPMSAGRQMGGHFATHSLDEKGNWKNLTQQKNSSADISPTAGQMPRLLGLAQASKIYRNVSGINQTNFSENGNEVAWGTIGNASTSEGLFFETINAAGVLQVPMVMSVWDDEYGISVHARHQTTKENISEILKGFQRDEENNGYEILRVKGWDYPALVETYQKASQIAREEHVPVLVHVQELTQPQGHSTSGSHERYKNAERLAWEAEFDCLTKMKTWLIENNIATSEELEEIDNQAKKDVLEGKKAAWSNFTAPIKAEQQELVGLLNNIASQSENKVFIEKIANDVASIKEPIRKDLLVAARKVLRMIIKENSRATLATWIENYTEKIQPKFSSHLFSQSDKTVLKTKEVAPTYDATAEDVDARLVLRDNFDAIFSKYPETLIFGEDSGNIGDVNQGLEGMQEKYGELRVADVGIREATILGQGIGMAMRGLRPIAEIQYLDYLLYAIQIMSDDLATLQYRTAGRQKAPLIIRTRGHRLEGVWHSGSPMGMIINAIRGIHVLVPRNMTKAAGFYNTLLETDEPALVVECLNGYRLKEKMPTNLGEFKTPIGVVETIKNGTDITLVSYGSTLRLVEQAANELESVGISAEIIDIQSLLPFDINHDIVKSVAKTNRLLVIDEDVPGGASAYILQEIVENQKAYQHLDSAPQTLASKAHRPAYGTDGDYFSKPSAEDIFEKVYAIMNEANPTKYPSLY; translated from the coding sequence ATGAATACATCAACAACTGCTGAAATAGTGTCTTTTGAAGATTTTAAAAAAGAAGTAATCAACGATTATAAAATAGCTACAATTAGTAGAGAGTGTAGTTTGCTTGGAAGACGCGAAGTACTTACTGGTAAAGCAAAATTTGGAATTTTTGGTGATGGTAAAGAAATACCCCAATTAGCATTAGCAAAAGCGTTTCAAAACGGAGATTTTCGCTCAGGATATTACCGCGATCAAACCTTTATGATGGCAATTGGAGCTATGAATATTGAACAATTCTTTGCGGGATTATATGGTCATACCGATATTAATTTTGATCCAATGAGTGCTGGTCGTCAAATGGGCGGTCACTTTGCAACACATTCGTTAGACGAAAAGGGTAATTGGAAAAACTTAACACAACAAAAAAATTCGAGTGCTGATATCTCTCCTACTGCTGGGCAAATGCCTCGTTTGTTAGGATTGGCTCAGGCTTCAAAAATATATAGAAATGTTTCAGGCATTAACCAAACCAACTTCTCTGAAAACGGAAACGAAGTAGCTTGGGGAACTATCGGAAATGCCTCTACTTCTGAAGGTTTATTTTTCGAAACCATAAATGCTGCTGGTGTTTTACAAGTACCAATGGTAATGAGTGTTTGGGACGACGAATACGGAATTTCAGTTCACGCACGTCATCAAACTACAAAAGAAAACATCTCGGAAATCTTAAAAGGTTTCCAACGTGACGAAGAAAACAACGGTTACGAAATCTTACGTGTTAAAGGTTGGGATTACCCTGCTTTAGTAGAAACGTATCAAAAAGCATCGCAAATTGCACGAGAAGAACATGTTCCAGTTTTGGTACACGTTCAAGAATTAACACAACCGCAAGGTCACTCTACTTCTGGAAGTCACGAACGCTACAAAAATGCAGAACGTTTGGCTTGGGAAGCAGAATTCGACTGTTTGACTAAAATGAAAACGTGGTTAATCGAAAACAATATCGCTACTTCAGAAGAATTAGAAGAAATTGATAATCAAGCTAAAAAAGACGTTTTAGAAGGTAAAAAAGCAGCTTGGAGTAACTTTACGGCTCCAATAAAAGCAGAACAACAAGAATTAGTTGGTTTGTTGAATAATATCGCTTCACAAAGTGAAAATAAAGTATTTATTGAAAAAATTGCTAATGATGTTGCATCAATAAAAGAACCAATTCGTAAAGATCTTTTAGTGGCTGCACGTAAAGTGTTGCGCATGATTATCAAAGAAAATTCTCGTGCAACTTTAGCTACATGGATAGAAAATTACACAGAAAAAATTCAGCCAAAGTTTAGTTCTCACCTATTTTCACAATCCGATAAAACCGTTTTAAAAACGAAAGAAGTTGCTCCAACTTATGATGCAACTGCTGAAGATGTTGATGCTCGTTTGGTTTTAAGAGACAACTTCGATGCTATCTTTTCAAAATATCCTGAAACATTAATTTTTGGTGAAGATTCAGGAAATATTGGTGATGTTAACCAAGGTTTGGAAGGCATGCAAGAAAAATACGGAGAATTACGCGTTGCCGATGTCGGAATTCGTGAAGCTACAATTCTTGGTCAAGGTATAGGAATGGCCATGCGAGGATTGCGTCCAATTGCTGAAATTCAATACTTAGATTATTTGTTGTATGCTATTCAAATTATGAGTGATGATTTAGCGACATTACAATACAGAACGGCTGGTCGTCAAAAAGCACCGTTAATCATCAGAACTCGTGGTCACCGTTTAGAAGGCGTTTGGCATTCAGGTTCACCTATGGGAATGATTATCAATGCAATCAGAGGAATTCACGTTTTGGTGCCAAGAAACATGACCAAAGCAGCTGGTTTTTATAATACTTTATTAGAAACAGACGAACCAGCATTGGTAGTAGAATGTTTGAATGGCTACCGTTTAAAGGAAAAAATGCCAACAAATCTAGGCGAATTCAAAACACCTATTGGAGTGGTAGAAACCATCAAAAATGGGACTGATATTACACTGGTTTCTTATGGCTCAACTTTACGTTTGGTAGAACAAGCCGCAAACGAATTAGAGTCGGTTGGAATTAGTGCCGAAATTATTGATATTCAATCATTATTGCCTTTCGATATCAATCATGACATTGTGAAATCGGTAGCAAAAACAAATCGTTTATTAGTCATTGACGAAGATGTTCCTGGTGGTGCAAGTGCTTATATTTTACAAGAAATTGTAGAAAACCAAAAAGCCTATCAACATTTAGATAGCGCACCGCAAACATTGGCTTCAAAAGCACATAGACCTGCTTATGGAACCGATGGTGATTACTTCTCAAAACCTTCAGCAGAAGACATTTTTGAGAAAGTATATGCGATTATGAATGAGGCAAATCCAACAAAATATCCAAGTTTATATTAA
- a CDS encoding aminopeptidase — translation MNVKVDTEKKLLYVNHLLTYNNTSNDTLYNLILNDWNNAFSSKNSALAKRFSDEFSRVFHLAKEEDRGNTSIKAIVDSTAKNISWERPNNRVDVIKIALNTPILPCSKQTITLLYVVKIPNEKFTKYGFDSEGNITLKHWFLNPSRYENKQFVIQSNENLDDIPNAFTNFEIELVINENYTVSSNLNEINQQLNKSKKHYVLNGTNKNEVTLSLELKNSFVSYKNEIIEVSCGLDDSKVNEVEKAIIIDKITRFTASKLGNSLTSKILVTQEDYQRQPFYGLNQLPGFLSPFPNEFMFELKFLKTYLNNYLKENLQLNPRKEYWIYDGIQVFLMMKYIEENYPDLKMTGNLANMKILKSYHFINLPFNQQYNYLYMLMARKNLDQPLSEPKNKLIKFNEQIASKYRAGLSLNYLDDYLGNEIVLSSIKEFIQENQYVESNSRQFETILEKNASKKIDWFFRTIIETRELVDYKFGKVSKTNDSISVNIINKTNTNVPISLYQLKDNKVVNKMWLTNIKTDSTLVIPRMGADKITLNYNNEVPEYNLRNNWKSLKGFFFNNRPLKFSFFKDLEEPYYNQVFYVPEVEFNIYDGIALGMRINNKSILNKPFTFSATPMYSSNTGTLVGKFSAFVDDNIREKGKLYNIRYLVTGSRFHYTKDAFYTDFVPIIQFRFRDEDLRTNKNEFIQLRQVYVNRDKSQFTTDTNTENYNIFNAKYGNYQSEGTKHFSILNDLQIASSFGKIATEIHYRKLFENNRQISFRFFAGAFMFNSTNSDFFSFGLDRPNDYMFDYNLLGRSETTGIYSQQYIYAEGGFKSKFNTRFANQWMTTMNGTFNIWNWIQIYGDAGMLKNKYDSAKFVYDSGFHLNLVPDYFELFLPVYSSNGFELNANNYGEKIRFVVTLSPKTLVSLFTRKWF, via the coding sequence ATGAATGTTAAAGTGGACACTGAAAAAAAATTATTGTATGTTAATCATCTTTTAACTTATAATAATACTTCAAATGACACTTTGTATAATTTGATTCTTAATGATTGGAACAATGCTTTTTCAAGTAAAAATTCAGCGTTAGCTAAAAGATTTTCAGATGAATTTTCAAGAGTTTTTCATCTAGCGAAAGAAGAAGATCGAGGAAATACTTCTATAAAGGCCATTGTTGATTCTACTGCTAAAAATATAAGTTGGGAACGCCCAAATAACCGTGTTGATGTAATAAAAATTGCTTTAAACACCCCTATTCTTCCTTGTTCAAAACAAACTATCACATTGCTTTATGTGGTAAAAATTCCAAATGAGAAATTTACAAAATATGGTTTTGACTCTGAAGGAAATATAACATTAAAACATTGGTTTTTAAATCCTTCTAGATATGAAAACAAACAATTTGTAATCCAAAGCAATGAAAATTTAGACGATATTCCTAATGCGTTTACAAATTTTGAAATTGAACTAGTTATCAATGAAAATTATACTGTTTCTAGTAATTTAAATGAGATAAACCAACAACTGAACAAGTCAAAAAAACATTATGTATTAAATGGAACAAACAAGAATGAAGTTACATTATCATTGGAACTTAAAAATTCTTTTGTTTCATATAAAAATGAAATCATTGAAGTGAGTTGTGGTTTGGACGACTCAAAAGTTAATGAAGTGGAAAAAGCAATTATCATAGATAAAATTACCCGATTTACAGCTTCAAAGTTAGGAAATTCACTTACTTCAAAAATTTTAGTTACTCAAGAAGATTATCAACGCCAACCTTTTTATGGATTAAATCAATTACCTGGATTTTTAAGTCCGTTTCCTAACGAATTTATGTTTGAATTAAAATTCCTGAAAACATATTTAAATAATTATTTAAAAGAAAATTTACAATTAAATCCAAGAAAAGAGTATTGGATTTATGATGGAATTCAGGTTTTTCTAATGATGAAATATATTGAAGAGAATTATCCTGATCTAAAAATGACTGGAAATTTAGCAAATATGAAAATTTTAAAATCATATCATTTTATTAATCTGCCATTTAACCAGCAATATAATTATTTGTATATGTTAATGGCTCGCAAAAACTTAGACCAGCCACTTAGCGAACCAAAAAACAAACTAATAAAATTTAATGAACAAATTGCTAGTAAATACAGAGCCGGATTAAGTTTAAATTATCTGGACGATTACCTTGGAAATGAAATTGTTCTTTCAAGCATCAAAGAGTTTATTCAAGAAAATCAATATGTAGAATCTAATTCGAGACAATTTGAGACAATTCTTGAAAAAAATGCCTCAAAAAAAATTGATTGGTTTTTTAGAACGATCATCGAAACTAGAGAATTAGTAGATTATAAATTTGGGAAAGTATCCAAAACAAATGACTCTATTTCTGTAAATATTATAAACAAAACCAATACTAATGTACCCATTTCTTTATATCAATTAAAAGATAATAAAGTAGTTAACAAAATGTGGTTAACCAATATTAAAACAGATTCAACTCTAGTAATTCCTAGAATGGGAGCTGATAAAATCACTTTAAATTACAATAACGAAGTACCCGAATATAATCTCAGAAATAACTGGAAATCATTAAAAGGCTTTTTTTTTAATAACCGCCCTTTAAAATTTAGTTTTTTCAAAGATTTAGAAGAGCCCTATTATAATCAAGTTTTTTATGTTCCAGAAGTGGAGTTCAACATTTATGATGGAATTGCTTTAGGAATGCGAATTAACAATAAGTCCATTCTAAATAAACCTTTTACTTTTAGTGCAACCCCAATGTATTCAAGTAATACAGGAACACTTGTAGGGAAATTTTCTGCTTTCGTTGATGATAATATTCGTGAAAAAGGCAAACTTTACAACATTCGATATTTAGTTACTGGAAGTCGTTTTCATTACACAAAAGATGCATTTTATACCGATTTTGTTCCTATCATCCAATTTAGATTTAGAGATGAAGATTTGAGAACAAATAAAAATGAATTTATTCAACTTAGACAAGTCTACGTTAATCGCGATAAATCTCAATTTACTACTGACACCAATACAGAAAACTACAATATTTTTAATGCAAAATATGGAAATTATCAGTCTGAAGGAACTAAACATTTTTCTATATTAAATGATTTACAAATTGCAAGTTCTTTTGGAAAAATAGCAACTGAAATTCACTACAGAAAATTATTTGAAAATAATCGCCAAATAAGTTTTCGCTTTTTTGCAGGAGCATTTATGTTTAATAGTACAAACTCTGACTTTTTTAGTTTTGGGTTAGACCGACCAAATGATTATATGTTTGATTATAATTTATTAGGAAGAAGTGAAACAACAGGAATTTACAGTCAACAATACATTTATGCAGAAGGGGGATTCAAATCTAAATTTAATACTCGCTTTGCTAATCAATGGATGACAACTATGAATGGCACATTTAATATTTGGAATTGGATACAAATTTATGGTGATGCTGGAATGCTAAAAAACAAATATGATAGTGCAAAATTTGTTTATGATTCAGGGTTTCACTTAAATTTAGTTCCTGATTATTTTGAACTCTTTTTACCCGTTTACTCTTCGAATGGGTTTGAATTGAATGCAAACAATTATGGCGAAAAAATTCGTTTTGTAGTTACGCTAAGTCCTAAAACATTAGTTTCTCTATTTACAAGAAAATGGTTTTAA
- a CDS encoding endonuclease, translating to MPSHLFFAFFLFFSFFSSAQVVINEIDADTPGSDLLEFVELKSVSPNFSLDGYVLVFFNETNTSCYYAYDLDGFITDINGIIHFGNSQVTPAPAGIISNNRIQNGPDVVALYLGNASDFQYVVQPGTLATATNLIDAVAHNNTASVPTNLMSILGITICSNENANSQGTAHSIQRKNDGTYEVKIPTPGVNNDGSGVVLNYISVSLPQTNYIEGENIPITFTTSQPVSGSDLIFNFTLVNGNFMVNDYSGTNLTVSIPVGSTTTQNTVFLFDDTTDEGDEEMLINVQNLPFGYVSNNNNIIVRIYDNDFVVQSYGSPLSPTYGVVAPTIPAGYYDSLEGLSGNALKQELQNIIANPAVVRAHSYGDIEYILKEADKNPSNSNQVWQMYVESPRAILDYQVGSSNIGVWNREHIFPQSRGGFSGGTSSTADGIGVWLPTNADDILAGHADAHHLRAEDGAENSTRSNRDYGSDYNGPAGNQGSWNGDVARSLFYMAVRYNGLTLVNGNPSDAIVGQMGDLATLLTWNNTDPRDDFEMNRNNYIYTWQMNRNPFIDYPLLADYIFGANFGQPWSSTLSTQNPIENRVVVYPNPATEYLIVSGLEGISKVEIYTITGQLVLIQDFENNVQINLDLNAGMYLVKVTNGNQSTTKKIIVR from the coding sequence ATGCCCTCACATTTATTTTTTGCGTTTTTTTTATTTTTTAGTTTTTTCTCCTCAGCCCAAGTCGTAATCAACGAAATTGATGCCGATACACCTGGTTCTGATTTGTTAGAATTTGTTGAATTGAAGTCAGTTTCGCCTAATTTTTCATTAGACGGTTACGTCTTGGTTTTTTTTAATGAAACCAATACATCGTGTTATTATGCTTATGATTTAGATGGTTTTATAACCGACATCAATGGGATAATTCATTTTGGAAACTCTCAAGTAACACCCGCACCAGCTGGAATTATTTCAAACAATAGGATTCAGAATGGTCCTGATGTTGTGGCTTTGTATCTTGGTAATGCATCCGATTTTCAATATGTTGTTCAGCCAGGAACACTTGCAACAGCGACAAATTTGATTGATGCAGTTGCACACAATAATACAGCTTCAGTTCCAACAAATTTAATGTCAATTTTAGGAATAACGATTTGTTCCAATGAAAATGCAAATAGTCAGGGCACTGCTCATTCTATTCAAAGAAAAAATGATGGTACCTATGAAGTAAAAATTCCTACGCCTGGTGTAAATAATGATGGAAGTGGAGTTGTATTAAATTACATTAGTGTATCATTACCCCAAACGAATTACATTGAAGGTGAAAATATTCCCATAACTTTTACAACAAGTCAACCTGTATCTGGTTCTGATTTAATATTTAATTTTACCCTTGTAAATGGGAATTTTATGGTTAATGATTATTCAGGAACTAATTTAACAGTAAGTATACCCGTAGGTTCTACAACCACACAAAACACAGTTTTTCTATTTGATGATACAACAGATGAAGGTGATGAGGAAATGCTCATAAATGTTCAAAATTTGCCATTTGGCTATGTATCTAATAACAATAATATTATAGTAAGAATTTATGATAATGATTTTGTAGTTCAAAGTTATGGTTCACCCTTATCGCCAACCTATGGAGTAGTTGCACCAACAATCCCGGCCGGTTATTATGATTCTTTAGAGGGTTTATCTGGTAATGCTTTGAAACAAGAATTACAAAATATTATTGCAAATCCTGCGGTTGTTCGTGCTCATAGTTATGGAGATATAGAATACATTTTAAAAGAAGCAGATAAAAATCCATCGAATTCTAATCAAGTTTGGCAAATGTATGTAGAGTCTCCAAGGGCTATTTTAGATTACCAAGTTGGTTCTAGTAATATTGGAGTTTGGAATAGAGAACATATTTTTCCTCAATCAAGAGGAGGGTTTTCTGGAGGAACTTCCTCTACTGCGGACGGAATAGGTGTTTGGTTGCCTACAAATGCAGATGATATATTAGCTGGACATGCCGATGCTCATCATTTAAGAGCTGAAGACGGAGCAGAAAATTCGACAAGAAGTAATCGTGATTATGGTTCTGACTATAATGGACCAGCTGGAAATCAAGGTAGTTGGAATGGAGATGTGGCTCGTTCATTATTCTATATGGCTGTTCGATACAACGGTTTAACGTTAGTTAATGGTAATCCTTCGGATGCAATTGTTGGTCAAATGGGTGATTTAGCTACGCTATTAACTTGGAATAATACCGATCCTAGAGATGATTTTGAAATGAACCGAAATAATTACATTTATACTTGGCAAATGAATCGTAATCCTTTTATTGATTATCCTCTTTTAGCGGATTATATTTTTGGAGCTAATTTTGGACAGCCTTGGTCTTCAACGTTATCTACACAAAATCCTATTGAAAATAGAGTAGTGGTCTATCCAAATCCAGCAACGGAATATTTGATAGTTTCTGGCTTAGAAGGAATTTCAAAAGTAGAAATTTACACTATAACTGGTCAATTGGTTCTAATTCAAGATTTTGAAAACAATGTTCAAATAAATTTAGATTTGAATGCAGGAATGTATTTGGTTAAAGTCACAAACGGAAATCAATCTACAACAAAGAAAATTATTGTGAGATGA
- a CDS encoding TIGR00730 family Rossman fold protein: protein MAADQYENDDHRIQEKFKQKTWNEIRSNDSWAIFKIMSEFVNGYESMGRIGPCVSIFGSARTKPEDKNYLLAEKIAFKISKAGYGVITGGGPGIMEAGNKGAHYGGGISVGLNIELPFEQHFNPYIDKDKNLNFDYFFVRKVMFVKYSQGFVVMPGGFGTLDELFEAVTLIQTKKIGKFPIILVGTEFWSGLLDWIKTVMIDKMKNANPEDMNLIKVVDTEDEVLEALDNFYKKYNLSPNF, encoded by the coding sequence ATGGCAGCAGATCAATACGAAAACGACGATCACAGAATTCAAGAAAAATTCAAGCAAAAAACTTGGAACGAAATACGATCAAACGATTCTTGGGCAATTTTTAAAATTATGTCAGAGTTTGTAAATGGTTATGAATCTATGGGAAGAATAGGTCCTTGTGTATCTATTTTTGGTTCGGCAAGAACCAAACCTGAAGATAAAAACTATTTATTGGCCGAAAAAATTGCATTCAAAATCAGTAAAGCGGGTTATGGTGTAATTACGGGTGGTGGTCCTGGAATCATGGAAGCAGGAAACAAAGGAGCACATTATGGAGGCGGAATTTCTGTTGGTTTAAACATCGAATTGCCTTTCGAGCAACATTTTAATCCATATATCGATAAAGATAAAAATTTAAATTTTGATTATTTCTTCGTAAGAAAAGTAATGTTTGTAAAATACTCGCAAGGCTTCGTGGTGATGCCAGGTGGTTTTGGAACTTTAGACGAATTATTCGAAGCCGTAACATTGATTCAAACTAAAAAAATTGGAAAATTCCCTATTATTTTGGTAGGAACAGAATTTTGGTCCGGTTTATTAGATTGGATTAAAACCGTTATGATTGACAAAATGAAAAATGCCAATCCAGAAGACATGAACTTAATCAAAGTAGTAGATACGGAAGATGAAGTATTAGAAGCGTTAGATAACTTCTACAAAAAATACAATTTATCACCAAACTTCTAA
- the uvrA gene encoding excinuclease ABC subunit UvrA — MQHTTEETIEIIGARAHNLKNIDVSIPREKLVVITGLSGSGKSSLAFDTIYAEGQRRYIETFSAYARQFLGGLERPDVDKIDGLSPVIAIEQKTTSKSPRSTVGTITEIYDFLRLLYARGADAFSYNSGEKMVSYSDDQIKQLILEDFNGKRINILAPVVRSRKGHYRELFEQIAKQGFLKVRVNCQIRDLEFGMKVDRYKTHDIEIVIDRMAIDTEEDTDKRLSESIKTAMYHGDDVMMVIEQESQEVRFYSRNLMCPTSGISYPNPEPNNFSFNSPKGACPCCNGLGTVNEINLQKIIPNPKSSIKNGGFAPLGEYKSSWIFKQLEIIAQKYDFKITDAIEDIPQEAMDMILYGGNEKFSVVSKVMGITKDYKIDFEGISNFIKNQYDNSDSASIKRWAKEFMDENNCPDCEGTRLRKESLYFKLNGKNIGELVQMDIAELSVWFADLDNHLSEKQKVIAVEVVKEITARLQFLLDVGLNYLSLNRSSKSLSGGEAQRIRLATQIGSQLVGVLYILDEPSIGLHQRDNERLIKSLESLRDIGNSVIVVEHDKDMIERADYVIDIGPKAGRFGGQIISKGTPKELLKEDTITAQYLNGKMKIEVPKTRREGNGKSIKLSGATGNNLKNVSIEIPLGKLVCVTGVSGSGKSTLINETLYPILNAHFFNAVKKPQPYKKIEGLEHIDKVIDIDQSPIGRTPRSNPATYTDVFSEIRSLYTQTPEAMIRGYKPGRFSFNVKGGRCETCEGSGVRTIEMSFLPDVYVECETCMGKRFNRETLEIRYKGKSISDVLNMTVDEAVEFFENIPKIYRKVKTIQDVGLGYITLGQQSTTLSGGEAQRIKLATELSKKDTGNTFYILDEPTTGLHFEDIRVLMDVINVLVEKGNTVLIIEHNLDVVKLADYVIDIGYEGGKGGGEVVAKGTPEEIVKNKKSYTAQFLKKELS, encoded by the coding sequence ATGCAACACACTACAGAAGAAACTATTGAAATTATTGGTGCCAGAGCCCATAACCTTAAAAATATTGACGTATCTATTCCACGTGAAAAACTTGTGGTTATTACAGGTTTATCAGGTTCCGGAAAATCGTCATTGGCATTTGATACAATTTATGCCGAGGGTCAACGAAGATATATTGAAACGTTTTCTGCTTATGCACGTCAATTTCTTGGCGGATTAGAACGTCCAGATGTTGATAAAATCGACGGTCTTTCTCCTGTGATTGCCATTGAGCAAAAAACCACTAGTAAATCGCCTCGTTCAACCGTTGGAACTATTACAGAAATATATGATTTCTTACGTTTGTTGTATGCAAGAGGTGCCGATGCATTTAGCTACAACTCAGGCGAAAAAATGGTTTCGTATTCTGATGACCAAATAAAACAGTTGATTTTAGAAGATTTTAATGGAAAACGCATCAATATTTTAGCACCAGTTGTTCGTTCTCGTAAAGGACATTATCGCGAATTATTTGAACAAATTGCCAAGCAAGGTTTCTTAAAAGTTCGTGTGAATTGTCAAATTCGGGATTTAGAATTTGGCATGAAAGTCGATCGTTATAAAACGCATGATATTGAAATTGTTATTGATAGAATGGCAATTGATACCGAAGAAGATACCGACAAGCGTTTATCGGAAAGTATCAAAACCGCTATGTATCATGGTGATGACGTAATGATGGTGATTGAACAAGAAAGTCAAGAAGTGCGCTTTTACAGCCGTAATTTGATGTGTCCAACTTCTGGAATTTCGTATCCAAATCCTGAACCAAATAATTTTTCATTCAATTCTCCAAAAGGAGCTTGTCCGTGTTGTAACGGATTAGGAACTGTGAATGAAATCAATTTACAGAAAATTATTCCGAATCCGAAATCATCAATTAAAAATGGTGGTTTTGCACCTTTGGGAGAATATAAAAGTTCTTGGATTTTCAAGCAATTGGAAATAATTGCTCAAAAATATGATTTCAAAATAACCGATGCCATTGAAGATATTCCGCAGGAAGCAATGGATATGATTTTGTATGGAGGAAACGAAAAATTCTCAGTCGTATCAAAGGTTATGGGGATTACTAAAGATTATAAAATCGATTTTGAAGGGATTTCAAACTTCATTAAAAATCAATACGATAATTCCGATTCGGCAAGCATTAAACGCTGGGCAAAAGAATTTATGGACGAAAATAATTGTCCAGATTGTGAAGGCACACGTTTGAGAAAAGAATCATTATATTTCAAATTAAACGGAAAAAACATCGGCGAATTAGTTCAAATGGACATTGCCGAATTATCAGTATGGTTTGCAGATTTAGATAATCATTTATCTGAAAAACAAAAAGTTATTGCAGTTGAAGTTGTAAAAGAAATTACAGCGAGATTGCAATTTTTATTAGACGTTGGTTTGAATTATTTATCATTAAACAGAAGTTCCAAATCGCTTTCTGGTGGTGAAGCACAACGTATTCGATTGGCTACGCAAATTGGTTCGCAATTGGTTGGTGTTTTGTATATTTTAGATGAACCAAGTATTGGTTTGCACCAAAGAGACAACGAACGATTAATAAAATCGTTAGAAAGTTTACGTGACATTGGAAACTCAGTAATCGTAGTAGAACACGACAAAGACATGATCGAACGTGCCGATTATGTCATTGATATTGGTCCTAAAGCCGGTCGTTTTGGAGGACAAATCATCAGTAAAGGAACACCGAAAGAACTATTAAAAGAAGATACGATTACCGCACAATATTTAAACGGTAAAATGAAGATTGAAGTACCAAAAACACGTAGAGAAGGCAACGGAAAATCAATCAAACTATCAGGTGCAACGGGGAATAATTTAAAAAATGTTTCAATTGAAATTCCATTAGGAAAATTAGTTTGCGTTACGGGTGTTTCGGGAAGTGGAAAATCGACATTGATTAACGAAACCTTGTATCCGATATTAAACGCACATTTTTTTAATGCGGTAAAAAAACCACAACCTTATAAGAAGATAGAAGGTTTAGAACATATTGATAAAGTTATCGACATCGACCAAAGTCCGATTGGAAGAACACCACGTTCAAATCCAGCTACTTATACCGATGTTTTTTCAGAAATAAGAAGTTTATACACACAAACGCCAGAAGCCATGATTCGTGGTTATAAACCAGGAAGATTTAGTTTCAATGTAAAAGGCGGTCGTTGTGAAACTTGTGAAGGTTCTGGTGTTAGAACGATTGAAATGAGCTTTTTACCAGATGTATATGTGGAATGCGAAACCTGTATGGGAAAACGCTTCAATAGAGAAACTTTAGAAATTCGTTACAAAGGAAAATCGATTTCAGATGTGTTGAACATGACAGTAGATGAAGCAGTAGAATTCTTTGAAAATATTCCGAAAATCTATCGAAAAGTTAAAACGATTCAAGATGTTGGATTAGGTTATATTACATTAGGTCAACAAAGCACAACACTTTCAGGTGGTGAAGCCCAACGTATTAAATTGGCTACAGAACTTTCCAAAAAAGATACGGGTAACACGTTTTATATTTTAGATGAACCCACTACAGGATTACATTTTGAAGACATTCGAGTATTAATGGATGTAATTAATGTCTTGGTTGAAAAAGGAAATACAGTGTTAATTATTGAACATAATTTAGATGTTGTGAAATTGGCAGATTATGTAATTGATATTGGTTACGAAGGTGGAAAAGGTGGTGGAGAGGTTGTAGCAAAAGGAACTCCCGAAGAAATTGTCAAAAATAAAAAAAGTTATACAGCGCAGTTTTTGAAAAAAGAATTATCTTAG